Proteins encoded by one window of Anopheles maculipalpis chromosome 2RL, idAnoMacuDA_375_x, whole genome shotgun sequence:
- the LOC126556914 gene encoding importin-11 — protein MSAESAVYEALQYACSQDAQMLKPAEQKLAEWEVQPGFHLTLVNIFSNQSLDGGVRWMASLYFKNGVLKYWRQNAPNAISREEKQEIKRLLLLKFDEPVQQIAVQIAVLIANINRYEGPLEWKELIPTVIKAVQSEDMIVQHRGLLVLLHVVKVLCTKRIPRDRQQFQNVAVTWYDFMLNLWEGFTQLFFTNICEQNCAIAVCAANLEKAIFSLRILKKLTIYGIVDPLKSEGCMMLVRVMFQRLKDLLECRMRVKRMLRDTENNATSGTLNNEAIEMMRKLTTNLEKFIVKHMKFLNLFYETHPDVFSTFVPVSFEFCFNYVFHEGTNLIFEDNVITFPNFAIQCLCLLKGILSPNTVKLDLLPRASNQLAGEAKERVNSAKVDFFTPERLSYIFEKLIMHYFLLTPDEFEQWDTDPEAYTSDEGGDSWKYNLRSSAEAFYMILFQKFSPIMIEELRKYISKSQSITLTESSDMNDLLIKDSIYNATGLAAFILFDEINFDEWFSRQLLEELKFKSHNFRIIRKRIIWLVGQWTCVRFSKALRPQVYQACLELLQPSEDLAVRLTASKSLRSIMDDFEFVAEQFVEFLEPTIALLFGLLKEAVECETKMTILYVMSFIIEKMSLSIRIDVQSLVQYLPLLWEESREHNMLRCAIISTLLQIIKALYEIPSSEPIVAFIYQIIEMSTNVNDPSHVYLLEEGLELWVVVVHYSRTMNQELLNLCDNLVPLIQQSSSNMNICLAIVQAYVFLGAEIFLPRYGQEIVKTCQYLLTDLRSDGVLLINRFFLTLLQTVPKFAIDLLRPYLVEVFRSYYQQTNFPQVMQMYLQIISRVLVNDQVTFSVVLSETGAQDALEKILTAWLEDMRRVTALEERKLLALALSSLLTVSNEVIFKSFAGIITNVTEVLNDVMDVYSQDTKVDSLVIDDENKDNIGVTLHGYGFIDSDMVQEETPHFSRCRAFCLHDPTHVIVLKDYLQNQLVVLKNTVGGERYQTLMSSVDLQTLKELSNFVVLGIELSAGIDDGA, from the exons atgTCTGCAGAGTCCGCTGTCTACGAGGCACTTCAGTACGCCTGCAGCCAGGATGCTCAGATGCTGAAGCCGGCCGAACAAAAGCTGGCCGAGTGGGAAGTACAGCCCGGCTTTCACCTGACGCTGGTGAACATTTTCTCCAACCAGTCGCTTGACGGCGGTGTACGGTGGATGGCTTCGCTGTACTTTAAAAACGGTGTGCTAAAGTATTGGCGACAGAATGCCCCAAA TGCAATATCTCGCGAGGAGAAACAGGAAATCAAACGATTGCTATTGTTAAAATTCGATGAACCCGTACAGCAGATCGCAGTTCAAATAGCGGTCCTGATAGCCAACATCAACCGGTACGAAGGTCCGCTGGAGTGGAAGGAACTCATACCGACCGTGATAAAAGCGGTACAGAGTGAGGACATGATCGTGCAGCATCGTGGcctgctggtgttgctgcacGTGGTTAAGGTGCTGTGCACGAAGCGCATTCCGCGCGATCGTCAACAGTTTCAAAACGTGGCCGTAACGTGGTACGACTTTATGCTTAATCTCTGGGAAGGATTTACGCAATTGTTCTTCACCAACATCTGCGAGCAGAACTGTGCCATTGCGGTGTGCGCGGCGAACTTGGAAAAGGCCATATTCTCGCTGCGCATACTGAAAAAGCTAACAATCTACGGTATCGTTGATCCACTCAAGTCGGAAGGCTGCATGATGCTGGTACGGGTAATGTTCCAACGGTTGAAGGATCTGCTGGAGTGTCGTATGCGCGTGAAGCGCATGTTGCGCGACACGGAAAACAATGCAACGTCGGGCACGCTGAACAATGAAGCAATAGAGATGATGCGCAAGCTGACGACGAACCTGGAGAAGTTTATCGTTAAACATATGAAGTTCCTGAATCTGTTCTACGAAACGCATCCGGATGTGTTTTCAACGTTCGTACCGGTATCGTTTGAGTTTTGCTTTAACTACGTGTTCCACGAGGGAACGAATCTGATCTTCGAGGACAATGTTATCACCTTTCCCAACTTTGCCATTCAGTGCCTCTGCTTGCTGAAGGGAATCCTGTCACCGAATACGGTAAAGCTAGATTTGTTACCGCGCGCCTCTAATCAGCTCGCCGGTGAAGCTAAAG AACGCGTAAACAGTGCTAAGGTGGACTTTTTTACACCGGAACGTCTAAGCTACATCTTTGAGAAGCTCATAATGCACTACTTCTTGCTAACGCCGGATGAGTTTGAACAGTGGGACACGGATCCAGAAGCGTACACATCCGACGAGGGTGGTGACTCTTGGAAGTACAATCTACGC TCGTCCGCTGAAGCCTTCTACATGATTCTCTTCCAAAAATTCAGTCCAATCATGATTGAGGAGCTGCGAAAATACATATCGAAATCGCAATCGATAACACTGACCGAGAGCTCCGATATGAACGATCTGCTGATAAAGGATTCGATCTACAATGCAACCGGACTGGCGGCATTCATTCTGTTTGATGAG ATTAATTTCGACGAATGGTTCTCTCGGCAGCTGCTTGAGGAACTGAAGTTTAAATCCCACAACTTCCGAATCATCCGCAAGCGCATCATCTGGCTTGTCGGGCAATGGACCTGCGTTAGGTTTTCGAAAGCGTTACGCCCTCAAGTGTACCAAGCGTGTTTGGAGTTGCTGCAGCCGTCCGAAGATTTGGCCGTTCGTTTAACTGCTTCCAA AAGCTTACGCAGCATCATGGACGATTTTGAGTTTGTGGCGGAACAGTTTGTGGAGTTTCTCGAACCGACAATCGCACTGCTGTTTGGGTTGCTTAAGGAAGCGGTTGAGTGCGAAACGAAAATGACCATACTGTACGTGATGTCGTTCATAATAGAAAAGATGTCCCTGTCCATACGGATCGATGTGCAAAGTTTGGTGCAGTATTTGCCGCTACTGTGGGAGGAAAGCCGTGAGCATAATATGCTTCGCTGTGCAATTATTTCTACCTTG TTGCAAATCATAAAAGCCTTGTATGAAATACCATCATCGGAACCGATCGTTGCATTTATCTACCAGATCATAGAGATGAGTACGAATGTGAACGATCCGTCGCACGTGTATCTGCTGGAGGAAGGACTGGAACTGTGGGTTGTGGTTGTGCACTACAGTCGCACCATGAACCAGGAGTTGCTTAATCTGTGTGACAATTTAGTACCTCTAATAC AGCAATCATCTAGCAATATGAACATATGTTTGGCGATCGTGCAAGCGTATGTGTTTCTCGGTGCAGAAATCTTTCTTCCCCGGTACGGTCAGGAGATTGTAAAGACGTGCCAATACTTGTTGACGGATTTACGCTCGGACGGTGTACTGTTGATAAACCGCTTCTTCCTCACCCTGCTGCAAACAGTACCAAAGTTTGCGATCGATTTGCTTCGGCCGTATCTGGTGGAAGTGTTTCG ATCATACTACCAGCAAACGAATTTCCCGCAAGTGATGCAGATGTACCTGCAGATCATATCGCGTGTGTTGGTGAACGATCAGGTAACGTTCAGTGTGGTACTTTCCGAAACGGGGGCACAGGATGCGctggaaaaaatattaaccGCATGGTTGGAAGAtatgcgacgggtaacggcaCTCGAGGAACGAAAGCTGCTTGCGTTGGCCTTGAGCAGTTTGCTGACCGTTTCAAATGAGGTGATTTTCAAGAGCTTTGCCGGCATCATCACAAACGTTACCGAAGTGCTGAACGACGTAATGGATGTGTACTCGCAGGATACGAAGGTGGA TTCGCTAGTCATCGACGATGAAAACAAGGACAATATAGGCGTAACATTGCACGGGTATGGGTTCATCGATTCCGACATGGTACAGGAGGAAACGCCTCACTTTAGCCGTTGCCGAGCGTTCTGTTTGCACGATCCAACGCACGTTATTGTGCTGAAGGACTATCTACAGAATCAG CTTGTAGTACTGAAAAACACGGTCGGTGGTGAACGATACCAAACACTGATGTCATCCGTTGATCTGCAAACACTGAAGGAGTTGAGTAACTTTGTCGTGCTGGGAATCGAGCTATCGGCCGGGATTGACGATGGTGCATAG
- the LOC126559665 gene encoding recQ-like DNA helicase Blm, with product MSKKSSTSTNRGEPMKQMSLKSFISKKDKPAIIEDSCTPTEAEAQISSTTSCEQTKITYSPSIFRPKVPLLRKAATFVNLVNSDSDDSNKSPAKVAQTVETVRRLPPRSIFKDQLQKTLPKAPETNGYDEFDAMVEQTSTAALEPINYEPLELNLATDKRYLEATKKLEANLHKLAETKSPIKLPTFEFKQQKTSRVSLKLDKNGVFGDSFTDEEPEDDDFVSKKTTHSTSTPVGSAVSSVLPTEKSREIPVKPYQETSTALERLLSPDKGLGRIRFDDALSTCLDEVRNSAGFNVKASQERDIRKHVQYLEKAQLGLLNHFYDLLAQVPSNSFRCIDPAFNVTCFDRLKTTIDTVRGKIKVYDRVLSSKQQRLSSTKSLNDSIVAGNSLERSRQQGNPSTPSTIPIVYELPCEGDNSQDCTDVIESTLPHVDTSRKNGFSSSSSTRFEELEKEFGLKKLEETTPASFKPKAPSQGAVGITKSASGGATFVFKKPIASTLINNVDVPPSIVDQAPKNDALSQPLQSNGFAAEDDDLVDDDDILNSIREEELKDQGRSFQTNLSTVNLITPDTSLRRSNPPRITFPVEPDHPPVPARNTQFIENINTQLDDDGWQVYDPSLYGEESLEELSAPTTNQLPSSGSSASGMLASSSDIGRFHEGIRNDGITGEFDGMAYPHSARLQVAFKETFGLRTFRPNQLQVINATLLGIDCFVLMPTGGGKSLCYQLPAILTVGLTIVVSPLKSLILDQVQKLNSLDIAAGHLSGEANMADVQRIYDDLYSSCPELKLLYVTPEKISSSAKFQNLLSALYRRGLLGRIVIDEAHCVSAWGHDFRPDYKKLSVLREQFPTVPIIALTATANPRVRIDILTQLKLARDTRWFLCSFNRPNLKYLVLPKKGASTKTEMIELIRKRFPRDTGIVYCLSKKECDQLADEFRRAGIKAKSYHAGLTDSVRETTQKEWIGDRIKVVCATIAFGMGIDKPDVRYVLHYCMPKSIEGYYQESGRAGRDGEIATCILYYNYSDMLRYRKMMDNDTTISLEAKQIHLNNLFRMVNYCENVTDCRRTQQLEYFAEYFTSEQCLSNRATACDNCLMQGNYKTLNATEDCIMIAKAVRDLCGGRNRFTLLHMVEVLKGSENKKVMDNGHNRTAYHGKLKSWERCDIQRLLRKLVIDEYLKEDLIFSNDIPQAYLRIGTKIESLVNRSVRIEFSIKEKLAGRGKLTKTDVPAASAQESSQISVQLKDLQNRCYNDLLEICRAIAMQKNATLASIMNIQALKAMAEKLPESPGEMLTLPHVTKANFEKYGKQLLEITQNYAAEKLMLMMDTQDQQEAVELLGESGTDGSEDEHTMGGQDDGTDWGSLARAASQGGRGGGYKRRSSWGAGGGARAKKFRKTTTRRKGTATASRRGGATAASGTGARGAKRTTATATKRGGKTSSRGAPPKGGGSFGLLPMPGGY from the exons ATGTCGAAAAAATCGTCTACCTCCACAAACCGCGGGGAACCGATGAAGCAGATGAGCTTAAAAAGTTTTATCTCCAAAAAAGACAAACCAGCCATCATTGAAGATTCGTG CACACCAACTGAAGCGGAGGCACAAATAAGTTCCACAACATCCTGCGAACAAACGAAGATAACGTACTCACCTAGCATTTTCAGACCGAAAGTTCCTCTACTT AGAAAAGCCGCCACTTTTGTGAATCTGGTGAACAGCGATTCGGATGATTCGAATAAATCGCCTGCTAAAGTGGCGCAAACCGTGGAGACAGTAAGACGGCTTCCACCTCGAAGTATTTTCAAGGACCAACTTCAAAAAACACTGCCAAAAGCTCCGGAAACGAATGGATACGATGAGTTCGATGCTATGGTGGAGCAAACCAGTACCGCTGCCTTAGAGCCTATCAATTACGAACCGTTAGAGTTGAACCTTGCCACAGACAAACGATATCTGGAAGCGACGAAAAAATTGGAAGCTAATCTTCACAAGCTGGCTGAAACGAAAAGCCCGATAAAGCTACCAACATTCGAGTTTAAGCAACAAAAGACAAGCCGCGTGTCGTTAAAGCTTGACAAAAACGGCGTATTCGGCGACTCGTTTACCGACGAAGAGCCAGaggatgatgattttgtgaGCAAGAAAACGACTCACTCGACTTCCACTCCGGTCGGTAGTGCAGTTTCCAGTGTTTTGCCAACCGAAAAGTCACGTGAAATACCGGTAAAACCGTACCAGGAAACATCCACCGCGCTGGAGCGTTTACTAAGTCCTGATAAGGGATTGGGGCGCATTCGGTTTGATGATGCGTTAAGCACCTGCCTGGATGAGGTACGAAACAGTGCTGGATTTAATGTGAAGGCATCGCAAGAACGTGACATTCGCAAACATGTACAGTATCTCGAGAAGGCACAGCTTGGGCTACTGAATCACTTTTACGATTTGTTGGCACAAGTCCCGAGCAATAGCTTCCGATGTATAGATCCGGCTTTTAACGTTACCTGCTTTGATCGGTTAAAAACGACCATTGACACTGTTCGGGGAAAGATTAaggtgtacgatcgtgtactATCGAGCAAGCAGCAACGACTATCGAGCACGAAATCGTTGAACGATTCAATTGTTGCTGGAAATTCGTTAGAACGTTCGCGACAACAAGGAAACCCCAGCACGCCTAGTACGATTCCGATCGTGTATGAGCTACCGTGCGAGGGGGATAACTCGCAGGATTGTACTGATGTCATTGAGAGCACACTGCCACACGTGGATACAAGCCGTAAAAATGGCTTCTCCTCATCCTCCTCGACGCGATTTGAAGAACTCGAGAAGGAATTTGGGTTGAAAAAGTTGGAAGAAACAACGCCGGCTTCATTCAAACCGAAAGCACCATCGCAAGGAGCGGTTGGAATTACAAAATCTGCCAGCGGTGGTGCTACGTTTGTGTTCAAAAAACCAATCGCTAGTACCCTAATAAACAATGTGGATGTTCCGCCAAGCATTGTTGATCAGGCACCGAAGAATGACGCGTTATCGCAGCCCTTGCAATCGAACGGCTTCGCAGCGGAAGATGATGATCTGGTAGACGATGACGACATACTGAACAGTATCCGGGAGGAAGAACTCAAGGACCAAGGACGATCGTTCCAAACGAATCTTAGCACCGTGAATCTTATAACACCCGACACATCACTACGACGGTCAAATCCACCGCGGATAACGTTCCCGGTCGAACCGGATCATCCACCGGTACCAGCTCGCAATACGCAGTTCATAGAAAACATTAATACTCAACTGGATGACGACGGATGGCAGGTGTACGATCCATCGTTGTACGGTGAAGAGTCGTTGGAAGAGTTGTCCGCTCCAACCACGAATCAACTTCCAAGCTCTGGATCTTCAGCCTCGGGCATGCTAGCATCCAGTTCGGATATTGGACGATTTCACGAGGGTATACGTAACGATGGTATTACGGGCGAGTTCGATGGTATGGCCTATCCGCATTCGGCACGTTTGCAGGTCGCGTTCAAGGAAACGTTCGGCTTGCGAACGTTCCGACCGAACCAGCTTCAAGTCATTAATGCCACGCTGCTCGGCATCGATTGTTTCGTGCTGATGCCAACGGGTGGTGGCAAGTCACTCTGCTACCAGCTGCCTGCAATCTTAACCGTCGGTCTCACGATTGTGGTCAGTCCACTGAAATCGCTCATACTCGATCAGGTGCAAAAGCTTAATTCGCTCGATATCGCGGCAGGCCACCTGTCGGGCGAAGCAAATATGGCGGACGTCCAACGTATCTACGACGATCTGTACAGTAGCTGCCCGGAACTGAAACTGCTCTACGTAACGCCGGAGAAAATAAGCTCGTCGGCTAAGTTTCAAAATCTGCTTAGTGCACTGTATCGACGCGGACTGCTGGGCCGGATTGTGATCGATGAGGCGCACTGTGTGTCTGCCTGGGGACATGATTTTCGACCCGATTACAAAAAGCTTTCCGTGCTGCGGGAACAGTTCCCGACCGTACCGATCATCGCTCTGACAGCGACCGCAAATCCACGCGTACGGATAGACATTTTAACGCAGCTAAAGTTGGCCCGTGATACGCGTTGGTTTTTGTGTAGTTTTAATCGACCGAACTTAAAGTATCTGGTGCTGCCGAAGAAGGGTGCGTCGACAAAAACGGAAATGATCGAGCTGATACGGAAGCGGTTCCCCCGCGACACAGGCATTGTGTACTGTCTGTCGAAGAAAGAGTGTGACCAGCTGGCGGACGAGTTTCGGAGGGCCGGTATTAAGGCGAAAAGTTACCACGCAGGTTTAACGGACAGTGTGCGGGAAACGACACAGAAGGAGTGGATCGGCGATCGTATTAAGGTGGTGTGCGCTACAATCGCGTTCGGGATGGGTATCGATAAGCCGGACGTACGGTACGTGTTGCATTACTGTATGCCTAAGTCGATCGAAGGTTACTATCAGGAGTCGGGTCGTGCCGGACGTGATGGAGAAATTGCGACCTGCATCCTGTACTACAACTACTCGGACATGTTACGCTATCGGAAAATGATGGACA ATGATACCACCATTTCCCTCGAAGCGAAACAGATTCATTTGAACAATCTTTTCCGTATGGTCAACTACTGCGAGAACGTGACCGATTGTCGGCGGACGCAGCAGCTCGAGTACTTTGCTGAGTACTTCACCAGCGAACAGTGCCTATCGAATCGGGCAACCGCGTGCGACAACTGTCTGATGCAGGGCAACTACAAGACGCTAAATGCAACGGAAGACTGCATCATGATAGCGAAAGCGGTTCGCGATCTGTGCGGTGGCCGGAATCGTTTCACGCTGCTGCACATGGTCGAGGTGTTGAAGGGAAGCGAAAATAAGAAGGTGATGGATAACGGCCACAACCGTACGGCGTACCATGGGAAGCTCAAGTCTTGGGAGCGTTGCGACATACAGCGATTGCTGCGCAAGCTCGTCATCGATGAGTATCTGAAGGAAGATCTTATCTTTAGCAACGATATACCGCAAGCGTATCTGCGCATCGGCACCAAGATCGAATCGCTCGTAAATCGTTCGGTGCGTATCGAATTTTCGATCAAGGAGAAGCTGGCGGGACGCGGAAAGCTCACCAAGACGGACGTTCCGGCTGCGTCAGCCCAAGAATCATCACAGATCAGTGTCCAGCTAAAGGATCTACAGAACCGGTGCTACAACGATCTGCTCGAGATTTGCCGTGCGATCGCAATGCAGAAGAACGCAACGTTGGCCTCGATCATGAACATACAGGCGCTGAAAGCGATGGCGGAAAAGTTACCGGAATCACCGGGCGAAATGTTAACGTTGCCGCACGTTACCAAGGCTAATTTCGAAAAGTATGGTAAACAGTTGCTGGAAATAACGCAAAACTACGCCGCGGAAAAGCTGATGCTTATGATGGATACACAGGACCAGCAGGAAGCAGTTGAATTGCTGGGTGAAAGTGGAACGGATGGTAGTGAAGACGAACACACGATGGGTGGTCAAGATGACGGTACCGATTGGGGTTCGTTGGCACGGGCAGCATCACAGGGTGGGCGTGGAGGTGGCTACAAACGACGAAGCAGTTGGGGAGCGGGAGGTGGAGCAAGGGCGAAAAAGTTTCGGAAAACAACTACACGCCGTAAGGGGACGGCCACCGCGAGCAGACGGGGTGGGGCAACAGCGGCGTCCGGCACTGGTGCACGGGGAGCGAAACGGACGACAGCAACAGCGACCAAACGTGGTGGCAAAACAAGTTCACGTGGTGCGCCCCCCAAGGGTGGTGGTAGTTTCGGGTTGCTTCCAATGCCTGGTGGATATTAG
- the LOC126558730 gene encoding thiamin pyrophosphokinase 1 translates to MARKWFKALFLQLPNGVAGAAKGQQWTPTSLIDGHGLDDGLAIVLLNRPILLEKHYFTTLWNGAKVRVAVDGGTNRWVDFVKSTINGEQLIQPPDLVTGDFDSCNQEAMQYVEQLKCTKGFLYLTQQIVHTPDQNATDFTKSLKVLKSHGYDKQVTRVLALCESSGRLDQIMANINTLFLSEAILPGVNVFLRSSNSLSWLLRPGEHSIDIPQRLVNERIWCSLVPIGQGCVCTTEGLKWNLDGSRSLQFGSIVSTSNTYSMNRVRITTDGPLLWSMGTTPKDM, encoded by the exons ATGGCCAGAAAGTGGTTCAAAGCTCTGTTTTTACAGCTCCCGAACGGTGTAGCCGGGGCAGCAAAAGGACAACAGTGGACACCAACGAGTCTGATCGATGGTCATGGATTAGACGATGGGTTAGCGATTGTGCTACTAAACAGACCGATCCTGTTGGAAAAACATTACTTCACAACACTGTGGAATGGTG CAAAGGTACGAGTTGCCGTCGACGGTGGTACGAACCGATGGGTTGACTTTGTGAAGAGCACCATAAACGGCGAACAGCTAATACAGCCTCCAGATCTTGTGACGGGTGATTTCGATTCCTGCAATCAGGAGGCCATGCAGTACGTCGAACAGCTGAAGTGTACG AAGGGTTTTTTGTATCTCACCCAACAGATTGTTCACACACCCGACCAAAATGCGACGGATTTTACCAAATCACTCAAGGTGCTAAAATCGCACGGATACGATAAGCAAGTAACGCGTGTACTGGCACTGTGTGAATCTTCCGGTCGGCTCGATCAAATTATGGCCAACATTAACACACTCTTCCTGTCGGAAGCGATCCTACCGGGCGTGAATGTGTTTCTACGATCCAGCAATTCACTTTCATGGTTACTACGACCCGGCGAGCATAGCATCGACATTCCGCAGCGGCTCGTAAACGAACGGATCTGGTGCTCGCTTGTGCCGATCGGTCAGGGTTGCGTGTGTACGACCGAGGGACTTAAATGGAATCTAGATGGTAGCAGATCGTTGCAGTTTGGCAGTATTGTAAGTACGTCCAATACGTACTCGATGAACCGGGTACGCATCACAACCGATGGACCGTTGCTATGGTCAATGGGAACGACACCGAAGGACATGTGA
- the LOC126567093 gene encoding asparagine--tRNA ligase, cytoplasmic produces the protein MLLGRLITPQHPTHFSGELYTSEKRGNDETGKGTSDEPFKTILRAMKHAGKEPFPTIYVDSKDEKSDSPYEVAAKSQLKKIQKLWARDNLKGDKQKREEEEKAKNREQNLEEAKKVTIQEDPSWPAAKSIKITHGADNRGVRVRIYGWVHRLRRQGKGLMFITLRDGTGFLQCVLTDTLCQTYNALVLSTESSVQLFGTLKEVPAGKTAPGGHELHVDYWELIGLAPAGGADAILNEEAHPDVQLDNRHIMIRGENTSKILKMRDVVMQAFRSHYFDRGYTEVTPPTLVQTQVEGGATLFKLDYFGEEAFLTQSSQLYLETCVPALGDVFCVAQSYRAEQSRTRRHLAEYSHIEGECPFINFDDLLDRLEDLIVDVVDRVLKSPWGYMVQELNPGFVPPKRPFRRMNYADAIVWLKENNVTKEDGSFYEFGEDIPEAPERKMTDTINEPIMLCRFPAEIKSFYMAKCEDDPRLTESVDVLLPNVGEIVGGSMRSWKYDELLDGYKREGIDPKPYYWYVDQRVYGTQPHGGYGLGLERFLCWLLNRYHIREVCLYPRFLERCKP, from the exons ATGCTTCTTGGGCGA CTAATCACGCCTCAACATCCCACTCACTTTTCAGGCGAGCTGTATACCTCGGAAAAAAGAGGCAACGATGAAACGGGCAAAGGAACGTCGGACGAACCGTTCAAAACCATCCTCCGTGCGATGAAGCACGCCGGCAAGGAACCGTTCCCCACTATCTACGTCGACAGTAAGGACGAAAAGTCCGATTCACCGTACGAGGTAGCTGCAAAGTCTCAGCTGAAGAAAATCCAGAAACTCTGGGCCCGCGACAACCTTAAGGGCGATAAGCAGAAGCGCGAAGAGGAAGAGAAGGCCAAGAACCGTGAACAGAATCTGGAGGAGGCAAAGAAGGTCACCATCCAGGAGGATCCTTCATGGCCCGCGGCCAAATCGATAAAGATCACGCACGGTGCGGATAACCGTGGTGTACGTGTGCGGATTTACGGCTGGGTTCATCGGCTACGCCGGCAGGGAAAAGGGTTGATGTTTATTACGCTGCGCGATGGAACCGGTTTTCTGCAGTGTGTACTAACCGATACCCTCTGTCAAACGTACAATGCGCTGGTTTTATCGACCGAATCGTCGGTGCAACTGTTCGGTACGCTCAAGGAGGTACCGGCCGGCAAAACGGCTCCCGGCGGTCACGAGCTGCATGTGGATTACTGGGAACTGATCGGACTGGCACCGGCCGGTGGTGCGGATGCAATTCTGAACGAAGAAGCACACCCGGACGTACAGCTGGACAACCGCCATATCATGATCCGAGGCGAAAACACGTCCAAGATTCTGAAGATGCGCGACGTAGTAATGCAAGCGTTCCGTTCTCATTATTTCGACCGTGGCTACACGGAAGTCACGCCGCCAACACTCGTTCAAACGCAGGTCGAAGGTGGAGCGACACTGTTCAAACTGGACTACTTCGG TGAGGAAGCTTTCCTGACGCAAAGTTCCCAACTGTATCTGGAAACGTGCGTTCCAGCGCTGGGAGATGTGTTCTGTGTTGCCCAGAGCTACCGCGCCGAGCAGAGCCGCACTCGGCGTCATCTCGCCGAATATAGCCACATCGAAGGAGAATGTCCGTTCATTAACTTCGATGATTTGCTCGATCGACTGGAAGATTTGATCGTAGACGTTGTCGATCGTGTACTTAAATCGCCCTGGGGCTACATGGTGCAGGAACTAAACCCGGGCTTCGTGCCGCCGAAACGTCCGTTCCGTCGTATGAACTACGCCGATGCGATCGTTTGGCTGAAGGAAAATAACGTTACGAAGGAGGACGGTAGTTTCTACGAGTTCGGTGAGGATATTCCCGAAGCACCCGAGCGTAAGATGACGGACACGATCAACGAACCGATCATGTTGTGCCGTTTCCCGGCAGAAATTAAGTCGTTCTACATGGCCAAGTGCGAGGATGATCCTCGGCTTACGGAGAGCGTTGATGTGCTGTTGCCGAACGTGGGTGAAATCGTCGGTGGATCGATGAGGTCCTGGAAGTATGACGAACTGTTGGATGGATATAAGCGAGAAGGCATCGATCCGAAACCGTACTACTGGTACGTGGATCAGCGTGTGTACGGCACGCAACCACACGGTGGTTATGGGTTGGGATTGGAACGATTCCTCTGCTGGCTGCTGAACCGTTACCATATTCGTGAGGTGTGTCTGTACCCACGGTTCTTGGAGCGCTGCAAACCATAA